The sequence below is a genomic window from Tachysurus vachellii isolate PV-2020 chromosome 2, HZAU_Pvac_v1, whole genome shotgun sequence.
TATGTAGCCCTAGGCAAGATTAGTCAACATCAACTAACAAGCAGGCCAACTGGGAAATCATGTGGGTTGTGGGATGTCATGAATAAACTAGTAATAGTAagtaaaggcttttttttatatatacacattataactATACATTTGTTGTAATAATGTTTCTAAGACTAAATGGTCAGTCAGTTCTGAAAATGTTGaaaagatttgttttctttttatttcttgagatttttctttttttttgaaaccaGAGCAAGGAGGCATTCTGAGACTTGTGTACTCACTGGTGGTTGAGGCACCTGTCCCATGACCTCTGGTGGCTTCATGTTTAACGTGTCGTCCCCCAGAGCTTCCTGCTCAGCACCGCTTGgataaggaggaggaggatatgGAGGGAACTCCTCTACATAGCTTTCAGCAGGTAACGGGAGCAGCTCTTCGACCtcgagaggaggaggaggaggaggcgggTTTAAGAGAGCGTCTTCGGGGCGAGGAGCAGGGTGCGATGGTGGTGGGGGCGGGACGAAATCCTCGCCGTCGATTTTCAGGACGTCTATAGGTGGCAGTGGGTCGACAAGCGACTGTTCAGGAGATGTGTGTTCTGCTTCTTTGGTGCTGACAGGCACTTGTTTCTCTTCCTCTGCTGAAGAGGGAGGACTGACTGTGGTTTCCATAGCAGCTAGGGTGGTTTTCTGGTAGAGAAGTTTCTGGATGTTAGGACCGGCAGGACCCTCAGGTTCAGTGATAGAGCTGCGCTTTTTTAGAGGCCTCGGGGCATTGCAGAGCTTCTTGCGTAGGGCCTCCAGGTCCATGTCGCTCTGGTTGCGGTAGGGGTTGGAGATGAACGGCAGCAGCTTGGTGGGGCTCAGTGGTCGTGGGATACGTTCAGTCTCTTGAGTCTCAGGCGCTGGAGTGCCGTTTGTGCCTTGGTCAGAGCCTTGGTCAGCCATGTAGGGGTTGTCCACCTGCGATGACTGGGACTGCTGGCCTGCGGCGATCACAGGCTTCCCATACACTAGAGAGAAAGAAGCAAAAAGGTGCATGAGTGGTCAAGTTATTGAAATCAATTGTATCCCAGTTTCCTAATAAACACTTAATGCACACTCACTGCTAACAAAGTTGTAGCGGTGTTGTGAACGGTTCAGGACTCCCTGTACACTTTGCTGCAAGCCCTTGCCTACTACTGGCTGTTTTGTATACATGGAGTAGATGGAGCTGGCTGCCACGGTCTGAGGTTTCTGCAAAGGAGGTTCCTTGGGCTCTGGGGTGAAAGGTCGCACAGTGGCGGCTGGTGGGGTTTCCTGCTTGGGTGGTAAGGGAAGTGTGTTGCTTTGAGTCGGTGGAAGAGGCGTGCGATGCTGCTGGCTGTTCACTTTACCCTTGCCTGGGAAGGTGCCAGCGCCTGGGAAGGGCAGATTGACCTGTCGGGGTTTGCTTGGGACAGGAGGGGGAATTTTGACTGGGTTTTTTGTAGCGTTCTGCAAACAAAGTTCAGGAAAAACACAGTTCAGAGGAAAAGATATTACAGTGCTGCGACAGGACTGTTATCTAAATGTATTAGACGCAAACGGTTTTAGTTTTAAAAGAGTCCACATTTAAGAACAAAAATTTTATAGACCACAAACGGGATGCATCTACtaagcttgtgtttgttttccacGCTAACCTGGGCGTCTCTCGCAAGGTCGTCGCTGCTCTGGTTTTTGCGTAAAGAGGCTGTGGATGGCTCGGTGGATTCGAACATGGAGATCGGACGCGCCTTCCGGTCCTGATGTCCTCTTTTCATCACGTCTGGGTCATCTGGAGCTGCAGGGAGAGAAGGGTAGGAGAAAAAGACCATTTTTAGCATGCCTGTCACAACTGGAATTAGTGGAGCTCTTCTGGCGGTTTAGTGGATGTAACCGAACAAGAACACAAAccataaaataatgtgaaaGATTTCTTTATTCAATTAGATGAATGATTTGTGTCTAACAAAACCCAATATGCACTAAGGAGATTGTTTAAATTAACTGATCAGATAGCGTTTTTACGTGTTTTAATACAGAGTAAAGTGGTTTTAGTAACTGCTTTTCCACCAAGAGAAAACATAATactaataatcattttattaggTGTTATTAAATAGTGAGCGCGGTCACCTTGCTCTGCGCTTGGCATTTGGCTTGGCAGGCGGGGTAAAGTGGACGAGGCGTGGCTGCTGTTGGACTCTGAAGGAGGGGAGCTCCAGTCAGACACGTTAAGTACCTTTGACGACGGCAGGCCTGGAGAACGACAAGTTACTGcatttactttatataataagaataataataagaagaatcaCTTTCATGTCATATCATGGCACAACCACCAGTGGGCTCTCAGAACAGTACACTGTACTCTCTGGAACAAATTTCCCAGATAAACCAAGCATTAATCAATCAAAGTCAGCCGGGAGGgagtttttatataaaataagataatggTTGGTGTACAGAATCATCTTGAACGCAGAGCGTATGGAAAAGCTTTGCATTCCAAGTCTGAGAAAACGCAGCAATTTTCACACAGCAACAAAAAGAGCCCCTTTTATATAGCGGTGTGCTTTAAAACCTTAGATGCTTTAGAATAATTATACAGAGTAGACAGAAGCTTGAGTTTCAGAAACTGGTCTTAACTTAAACACGCTTCATTCTCATGCACACAAAAATCCGACACATCTGGGTGGCTTTTCCCTTGACCTGCAGCTCTTTCAGTGGCTTAGGCAAGGACATAacttctttaaaataaacaataggaATAACAGACACAGCAGCAATAGGATCCAATGggttttttaaatagaaaagaaataaaagtctgTCAATACATCAAGAGTTAGGATATCAGGAGCCACAGGACTGAGGACGCTATATTTGAATAGTCAGGTGTCTCTTGGCTCTGCTTCTTATGTCTGAGGGAGAAATGGCCACCAGCTCCTTGGCTGCTCCTCCGAATACATTCTGAAATTCTGATTCAGGATGAGGATGCAGGTTATTCTAACAATCTCAGCGAAAAGCGCTGCTTTATTACGTCAACTGTGATATCATTAGattacataacattaaaacGGAAGGAAccccaaaaaatatttgccCAATTGTCTGGAGAGCAGAAAGTCTAGAGCTTAACGGTGTGGTGGAATCAGAAGGGAGGAGTCAGTGAGAGACGAGTGCGTCACTGTATCCCAGCACACTTCTGAGTGACTTCAGAGGCGTAGTGCAGCCCTGTTACAGCAGCCGTCCCAGAACTCTCCTCCCCTGTGGCGAATTCAAACTAATCCTCAAAGTCACaggacacaccacacacaaatttacGGCTTTTTGTGCCTGATGTTCCCTTTGAATTGGCTTTGCTCAGAGAAGTTGTCATTTTCACACAGCTTTCGTCCTTCGTATGGAAACGGACACGAGTTGGTGAGATGTTTTCAGAGACAGTGAGTGCAATGCGGTATGTATGCGCTGTACCTGTGCCAAGTTTGGCTGGAGCAGGCACCGTGCCAGTGCCCTTGTCCTGAGGTGGCAGAGTGGCAGTGCCGTCGGGGTAGGTGGGTTTCAGCAGGTCGTGTCTGGCTGGGCCGCGAGGCACGGTAGACGACTGGATATACGGCCCCACTGCAGCCACACGAGACTGACCCGCTGACAGAGGGACCTGGCCATCAGAATTAGCctaaagtttaaataaacaaataaattaacaaagtttttttctttttctaattatttgttctttttttttttttttaaacagactttCCCCATTTTATCCTCGCATTTTAGACTTGCACATTATTACAAACCAAGCAATCATGAAAAAACACGTTCGCATAAaattaagtgaaataaaaacaggcaaaaaaaattcaaacaatgAACAGAACatttagaaaaggaaaaaaaaaaacatcaaaaggaGTGAAAGCTAAGTGAAAAAGAGCAGAACAAAGAAAGGCAATAACTGGCTGTAGATGCGTTCTGAATTCGAACGAGACATTTTTATAAGCCTAAAGAACTGATATTCACTTTCCAGAATAGCACCCCACCACCCCCACGTCAGTTTTTAAACGATCGTCATCTTGATATACTGTCTCTGGCATTAGAGCTGCAGGATAAGGGCATTAATAGCTTTAGATATAATGGATGAACGGATTATTAATGCTAAGAAGTGCTTAaaggagagggggaaaaaaaacacttctgattTCTTAACTACTGCCAAGTTGCACATTTCACCCTCTGACAAAAGAAACTGTGAGCTTTTTTCCAAATCTCTTAAGCAACTGAAAAAGAAgcggtaaagaaaaaaaaaataaaaagaaataaatagcaATAAACAATCTGAGCAAATTATTGCAAGCCCATAAATCCGCTACCAAAATGAGGATGACCTGCATGGATGAACCGACTAACAATGTCCAAAAGAGGAGTTTTACCTTTTTGGGTTGGGTATCTTTTGAAGCCTTTTCCTTAACGGGGAAGCCATTCTTAAGagaaacaagaacaaaacaacTTCAGCACACTGGAGTACAGACGAGTACACTTTTTGTCTTGGTGTTAGAGAAAGAAGATCCCGGTTCATCGACGCACCAAGATGAGAGGAAGAAATGCGGTTTTAGTCAGACAGGAatgagggggggaaaaaaacgcaGTCAGAAAAAGCCCAGCGAATCCTCTAGCAACTCTGCATTCCTGGTAGCAATACCATTTCTTGGCAGTGAGGAAAGACTCGAACATCACCGCTTTGTGTTAGTTTCGTTAATATTCTGTGCAAAAACCAAGCGTGCCCTTATAAGAAATCCACCTACAccatttttatgttttcatagaagaagaaaataagagTTTCTGTGCTTGGAGGAATCTTGAGGGATGATGCGCAAGTTCTCCATttctagcctttttttttttaaattcttttggAATCAGAGTCAGGAAAAGTATTAGTAATAGTCCTTGTTGCAGGTTACGGTATAACACACGGTACCACAAGCAACCACCAAAACaccagagaaaagaaaaggcagAACGTTTGATTTACAGAGCAAAGTGTGTTGAGATTCAAAttctaaatatctaaaaaacggtttcatgcttttttttttttaggcttgGATCCACCAGAGGGCGCTGTACAGCATAGTGCTTACAATCTGTTTGTAGATGAAGTTTTGGAATAACATTATTCCATTGGTCAGTAAATAAACTGGTAGAAACGAGGGGAAAAAACTAATTGGAAATTAAAGACTTAACTCTAGTAGAGGAAAAAACATTcattgttaattaaaaaaaaaaaatcatgtggcTTGATAAAATACGATGCAGACATTCGGCCAATGAGATTACggcactgtctgtgtgtcccgCCTCTTAAAAAATGCTCTTCAATAAACTGTCTCATCCTGTCCTGTCACAGAAGAGGGCCTTGTGTTTGAGAGCCGAGGGGAATGAAAATGCAGAAATAGACTATGTGAACGGTTTATGGCATCAGATTACACCATGAGAGTCTGAGACGTGGCACTCGGACCGTGAAGGCGTACTTCTGGAGTAAGGAGCACAGACTTGAAGAACGATCTGGTTATTATTGAACTGGTACTCTGACTTATCAGATATTGTCTAtcggtataaacaaatgaattattttatccttTCAGGTCTGATataaaaatgagtcaggacttttttttttttcattttctcggTGTAAGAcctttgtattttttcccccgCTGTTGATAACTTTACACAGAACTTTATGAACAaccatctcagagagcagaaatgggtttgataacatcatttactttaaagatttgcgaggaaaaaaaaaaaatgttgtttgtttggaATTCTTcgatgaatatattgcccctagtagaatagatttaaaaaaaaaaaaaaagcacttataAAAgcagaattttaagaatttgtagtttttcatatgagcttcatattaaccgcCAAAAttgagtgagacatgacaaagacattcagtgcTGAACACGGACACAACAAAACGAGCGCAAATTCCATTTCCGGCCTTAAAGGTTACAATGTGTTCAGCTTTATACTTATCGAACCCTAcgactgctgctcactggatcaAAATCCCACCAGAGGTGACTTTTCTTTACATTATACATAAAGAATAACTAAATTGTGAATACTGACGTCTCAACCAGCTACTCGGGTATTGAAAGAAGTCACTTAATTAAACACCCTGTTGTTCCCTGTTCGGAGTTAGTTAAGTTAGTACGCTAGTGTTTAGTTGCCCTGATCatgtctgcattttttaaataacttaaatGTAATACGGTCAGCTACAGACAACTTTTAGACACACCTTGCTTCTTCTGAGGTATGAATCTTAACAGCGCTTACTACATTCAATCGAACTGatcatatgccccttttccaccgaggcagtttgagtgctggttctgAGCCAGAGCCTAATATAAAATTAGTTCCTtcttttttgacagccaaagcactccaaaccaggaaaagtggttcttaagtagcaccaaaactttgctggtctagacttaagaaccgcttgtgtcaggagctgtgggcggggctactgttagcgcctttgataatataccttaagtataccaatgtttaatacacttactttaccgcaatatgatcaattatcagcacacatgatagtagttagctacatgctaaggctaaatttttctgtgttaatgataaaataatgttatgtactttctcaattacaacctccgtttatacaaatttcATGGAGCTACACGTAGGAGTCGAAAAAGGGGTACTTAGATCACCTCAGATTGGTGGCTTTATGCGTTATGGCCACTCGTAATATAATCATGACCTTGATTTGAAGCCAGTaattagggtgtgtgtgtgtgtgtgtgtgtgtgtgtgtgtgtgtgtgtttgtttgtttgtttgtttgtttgtgtttgtgtgtgtgtgtgtgtgtgtgtgtgtgtgtgtgtgtgtgtgtgtgtgtgtgtgtgtgtgtgtgtgtgtgtgtgtgtgtgtgcaaggtaGTTATGGCTCAGGAGTTAAAGGCTTTGAAGTCAGGGGGTCTGTCGTACTCTCGATTAAAGCCCTTGATCCTTTCTAATCCAGGGCTCTGTATCATAATATATAGGTGACAAACCAAGGTGCCTTGTTTGACATCTATACACTGATTTGTCCCGGGAGGAGTGTGATCGTGTGAGCACTCACTGGAAGGTTTTCTTTCTGCTGTAGTGCTGCTTTCTTCTTCCAGAGGCGATCGCGGAGCTCACTGACCCTCTTGTCCATTACGGCCACCTCCTGGTTCTTCTTGTTCAGGTTCTCTCTCTGCTGCTGCAGCTTAGAGTTCTGCTCCTGGTTCATGGTGTTCCTCAGCTGTTTGGGAGGAAAAACACTGATATTTTAAAACCACAGACATGAAATATGAggtcaaaaaaacaaacaaacaaaaaaaaacggtcAGCTTGTTAGTGCTTAGTGAAGGAACAAAGACTTTAACTGAACATTTTTTGGTTAAAAGAATTTGCTGCGTCCAAATTCTGTCTAAGGTTCTACAGCTTCTGTAGTttaagggtgttttttttttttttttgctttccctAGAAAGCTTCCTTCAAGCTACCACTTGTCCATCCTTAAACATCTCATAAAGAAACCTCTACAGCAGGGAACTCTGAAATGTAAGTTGCTTAATGAAACAGTGACCACTTTTAAAGCCATTCGTACAAATGAACCAAAACAATCATTTCAGGAGCATCTCCTTATGTCCTATGTAACACAGACAGAAGGCAAATTTGGATTCACTTTATTGTACTGTCGAGTGCGGGCGTAAAGCTGGAACGGTGTTGGCAGCACTTAAAGAGAAACATCACTCTAAATCAATAATGTTATTATGACAGATCTCCTTTATCCTGTGATGGAGCATTTCTATCCTCCAGCACTGTCCACGGTGCATGAGGCCTGCTGGATGGGGCATTgatcagaaaaataatcaaaaattcCTTTGGCTTCACCATCGACAGATCTCAAACAAATAGAATAGACAATTGGGATTAGATTAGGTGTCGGGCAGCGCAACAAAGCTGAGGAAGGCTTCATATTTCTGCAAATGTTTTTGGTGCAGTAACGACAAATGGGAGGCAGGAAGACTGTAGAGTTCACCTGATCCATGGCATCCCTGATCCACTGCCTCTCCTTTATCTcaatagatacacacacaaacacacacacagctaaaagcTGAAATTTAGACATAAATGCAAAATCTCAAAAAAGATGAATTGAACTAAACTAATTTTTAATTGTGATAAAAATCAGTCACATTGTTAATACATACAAACTGAAAATGTTATTACTATGTTGGAAATCTAAAGTTCCACACCTGCAGCTCTCGGTAGAGCCGATCGAGCTCAGCCACGGCGCTCTGGTTATCGTGGAGAGCGTCCATCTTGCCGTTCTTCAGCATCTCCAGCTGCCTGCTGAGCTCCTCGACTTTAGACACGGCTACGACGAGCTCGCGCTGCTTCTGCTGGAAGAGATTGTTCATCTGCTCGATCTCCTCCACTGCAAACAAGAAAAGCACACTTGAGAAATCTCTGCTGGGAAGAGAGGTGGAACAATATACGGTACAAGAAGATAATGTTccggataaaaaaaaagagtgactCCAGTGGCGCCAAACGCTCACCCAGTTTTCCGTTGCTCATGCGCTTCTGCTCCACCTGGCCTTTAAGAGCACGTACTTTCTTGAGCCTAGCCTCCTGCTTCTCCACGTTCTCTCTGAGACGCTGCAGCTTCTCCTGTTCAGAAGCCTGCTGCTGCTTCATCTGGTCTTGCTGCTTCAGGTAGCGCAGGCGCTGCTCCTATAAGCCAAAAGGTCAAGCGTTATAAATAGATGCAAACCTTTTCTGTCCTTATAAAccttatatgtgtttgtatattacTACAAACAAGAACATGAGGCACCGGATCAAGACAACACTTGTCATGCCAGTCGTTTGGCCGTTACTTCTGAATCCAATTCCAGGGTTTTAAAAaccatttatttctataatctCCCCTGACCTTCTCTCATCCACCTTCTCAACACTTTATCTACCTTAGAGGCCAGCAGCTGCTGCTGAGCATCGATTTGTTGTTGCTGCCGTGTCGCCATCTCCTGCAGCTCCCCCAGAGTCATGTCCATGCGTGGAGCGGCCACCTGcagaacacaaaaacaacatctCGTCTCAAGTAAACATgcatcacacacaacatttctcaCAAAGATTGAGTTTCGGGAAAGAATTTCGCGAAAGCAGCTTATACCTTTTTCTTTGTTCAAACTTTTTTGCACAAGTAAACATAACACAGTCATGAACAAATACCGGACTTCTGAAGACTCACCCCATTCTCTGTCCTTCTATCAGGGGGTCCTTTAACACCGTTCCTCCTCTGTTCCATGCTCCTGGCATTTCctgtaaaacatttatacataattagggttgcaaaattccaggaattttcaaggctggaaacttttcatgggaattaacgggaatatatgggaatttttaaaaaaatgcagacatgcctataacaaggaacttaaatgtagttacaaaaaatcttgcagcataattttgtttaaaacaagatttaatgcaatttaagttgaatttgtaccctgcattcctcggtcacttgcacacagcacattgcttactggagggccattgaggccaaaccccctgcatgtacttgcattcttctataacatgcacagtaacactttattttagggtcatttaactagctgcttattagcatgaatattaatagaatattggctatttattagtacttattaagcacatattaatgccttattctgcattaccttattcgacattcttaattgtacccaatacctaaacttaataactaccttactaactcttttACCTGTTCAAAATTCTGTTACCACATGTACAGATAATTTGAtgcccccccacacactcactccccactgaaataaaaaaaaaaaaaaacatcctccaCATATCACTTAAGGGGGAGATTCACCTCgattttccaggccttgactaccacagaagcagagtcctaataagcttgagagaaaatgcttcattttacattttgattgggacatTTTTAGAAGGGCAAAGtgtgggggatgctttcatttgacagcaatcatagggaaatatgtttattacaattattaagtttattatgtttatttcaagcaaaacaatgtttattatgcttttgtgttactcaacgaagttctacttacaattaaatcagtcaagacgccatttttaaaatttgtattaccttgcacgcatgtctgcttatgactaaacaatatgtttatttatgtttgtatatgatatagtttatataaatttccctatattttcaaataattcccataaattcctgtacatttttataaattaccgtaaagtttccaatttgtaatatttccaaaattccccagattaagttcccgtggaaagtttccagaaATTTACcagaaatttaccggaaactttctgcccctttgcaaccctataCATAATACATGAATTATCTGCCGTTTGGCACAACATGCTCAAATGTTCTAACCTGAGCCTAGAGTGATCAATGGCCTATGacgaaatgaagaaaaataaaaagacttttaATGGATGCAGTGGGGTCACACACAGGTTAGAAGAATTACCCAAAATTAGCATCAGGCCTCGTTAAAATAAGGGACGCTGTGTGGTCCAGTGACTGGCATGAAGCACAAATTTAGCATGAGTCTTTGAACAAGAAGTCACAGCTCATCAAGAGAAATAATGTCACATGACTAATAAGTCCAATCATCCTCTGGCATTTCCATAACGCTTACGGGATACTCTTACAGCTGTTTGGCACGAAGCACCTGGTTCTCCAGCACAACATTTAAAACAGTACTTTACTTCACATATACCACAGAAATCTTCGCATTGAAGATGTGGAAGTACTGATCCATCCCCAACATGGTGAAGGTTATTAAAGCATCCCCCCCAAGTCGCTTGTGTTTATCCGCTTCACTAATCACGCTACACTCACCCCATATTGTAGTGTACTACACTAATCACGCTACACTCACCCCATATTGTAGTGTACTACACTAATCACGCTACACTCACCCCATATTGTAATGTACTACACTAATCACGCTACACTCACCCCATATTGTAATGTACTACACTAATCACGCTACACTCACCCCATATTGTAATGTACTACACTAATCACGCTACACTCACCCCATATTGTAATGTACTACACTAATCACGCTACACTCACCCCATATTGTAATGTACTACACTAATCATGCTACACTCACCCCATATTGTAGTGTACTACACTAATCACGCTACACTCACCCCATATTGTAGTGAACTACACTAATCACGCTACACTCACCCCATATTGTAATGTACTACACTAATCATGCTAAACTCACCCCATACTGGACTGTGCACTCACGTTGAATGTGCATCTTAATCACAGTTACAAACTAATCAACAGAACactgtaataaattaaatcacTCAAACTCACCTGAATTGCACcgtgaagaaaaaataaataaataaattaaaaaaaaaaaaaacacactaaactTGACAGTCTCATGGCTCCTATATCGCTGTTCTTGCACTGTTGTTATTAATGGAGCAGAACTCACCTGGCTCACGGCCGAGCGTTCTCTCGTGGCGCAGGAAGAAGCGGACCTCAGATCTGCGTGATCCCCAGCGCTGCAGTATCTCTAGCATCCTCTCGCCCTCACCCACTGCTCGCTCTGTGcgtgcacacagagagagagagagagagagagagagagagagagagagagagagagagagacagtcaggtCAGTGCACACCAATAACCTCGCCATGCAAGGACAGCAGTGACTGAGTGCTGACACATGCTGCTGGCACAGAGTCTGTACTGAACTGCTGATGAGACACTCCTTCAGACTATTTTGACTCACTTGAGGATTCTGAAggattactaaaaaaaaaaaaaaaaaaaaaaggcctggAACTGACTGAATGAAGGATATCAAACACAATTCAGTGAATCAGGGTACATCAGTACATTTGTAgacttgtgtttattgtgtagtataaaaTGAAGTCTTTTTGTGGCTCTGTGAACATCGGTGATCTCGACCGTTGCTGTTGCATTTCCTGTTTATGCCAGATCACGTTTCTGATTGGATACTAATTGCGATGTGACTTAAGCACCTGACAGCATTCGCCGAGTCTTTGCACACATGCAGCACGGTGTACGTCTATGAAGTGTGCTCAGTTCTGTGTTATTTCCTGTAGTCCTGTGTTTCATATAGCACCATTTCACCGTGTAATGCACCAGACGTACGTttttgaaatgacaagaaagGCTTCTTGACATGACCTGAGCTTAGCTGCACATGGCACAGTGTTTAAACTGATGAAGTACAACAGAATTAGGACAAAAtataatgtgcaaaataaaacattatgtaaatataatataataaggaAGGGTTATGAGCAGGGCATAAAAACTTCTCATTAATATATTCTACTTCAGTGAGAAGAGCTGagagactgtgtatgtgtgtacagaagTATATTCGAATATATTTGGTGTCATTGAACAATCCCAGACTGCACTGAGGCGCTGCATCATCTTTGTTGTGAATTCTTTTCATTCTATTAGAACTGTGCAGTGTGCCCAGGGGAAGTGCTTTCTCTTCAACAAAAACACCTGATTACTATCCACATGAATGCTGCAGAACCGCTTCAGCTCGACTGGCCGCCGCTCCACTTTCCACTTATCCACATACCCGGTTAGTCATTAACTCGAGACGGGTTCGATGCCATCGTGAAGGatgttattgtttaaaatgtaaaccgCGCGAGGCACAGCACTGCGACTCTCGAAGAACggcttcctgtctgtgtgacGCAAGGCTGTGCTGATCAACACTGAGGTGCCGAGGTCTTTCTGGGCACTCGAGCTGAAGACGCCGAGCCGAGCGTGCTTGAAAGAGGTGTAACCATGGT
It includes:
- the tp53bp2a gene encoding apoptosis-stimulating of p53 protein 2a isoform X1, producing the protein MRYEDKMMPMFLTVYLSNNDQHFTEVPITPETMCRDVVELCKEPGEMDCHLSEMWRGSERAVGEGERMLEILQRWGSRRSEVRFFLRHERTLGREPGNARSMEQRRNGVKGPPDRRTENGVAAPRMDMTLGELQEMATRQQQQIDAQQQLLASKEQRLRYLKQQDQMKQQQASEQEKLQRLRENVEKQEARLKKVRALKGQVEQKRMSNGKLVEEIEQMNNLFQQKQRELVVAVSKVEELSRQLEMLKNGKMDALHDNQSAVAELDRLYRELQLRNTMNQEQNSKLQQQRENLNKKNQEVAVMDKRVSELRDRLWKKKAALQQKENLPNGFPVKEKASKDTQPKKANSDGQVPLSAGQSRVAAVGPYIQSSTVPRGPARHDLLKPTYPDGTATLPPQDKGTGTVPAPAKLGTGLPSSKVLNVSDWSSPPSESNSSHASSTLPRLPSQMPSAEQAPDDPDVMKRGHQDRKARPISMFESTEPSTASLRKNQSSDDLARDAQNATKNPVKIPPPVPSKPRQVNLPFPGAGTFPGKGKVNSQQHRTPLPPTQSNTLPLPPKQETPPAATVRPFTPEPKEPPLQKPQTVAASSIYSMYTKQPVVGKGLQQSVQGVLNRSQHRYNFVSMYGKPVIAAGQQSQSSQVDNPYMADQGSDQGTNGTPAPETQETERIPRPLSPTKLLPFISNPYRNQSDMDLEALRKKLCNAPRPLKKRSSITEPEGPAGPNIQKLLYQKTTLAAMETTVSPPSSAEEEKQVPVSTKEAEHTSPEQSLVDPLPPIDVLKIDGEDFVPPPPPSHPAPRPEDALLNPPPPPPPLEVEELLPLPAESYVEEFPPYPPPPYPSGAEQEALGDDTLNMKPPEVMGQVPQPPGKRTNLRKVGSERVDHSMRVKFNPLALLLDSSLEGEFDLVQRIIYEVDDPSHPNDEGITALHNAVCAGHTEIVKFLVQFGVNVNAADSDGWTPLHCAASCNNVQVCKFLVECGAAVFAATYSDMQTAADKCEEMEEGYTQCSQFLYGVQEKMGIMNRGVVYALWDYKSEEDDELQFREGDCMTVVRREDEDEIEWWWARMGDKEGYIPRNLLGLYPRIKPRQRSLA
- the tp53bp2a gene encoding apoptosis-stimulating of p53 protein 2a isoform X2; this translates as MRYEDKMMPMFLTVYLSNNDQHFTEVPITPETMCRDVVELCKEPGEMDCHLSEMWRGSERAVGEGERMLEILQRWGSRRSEVRFFLRHERTLGREPGNARSMEQRRNGVKGPPDRRTENGVAAPRMDMTLGELQEMATRQQQQIDAQQQLLASKEQRLRYLKQQDQMKQQQASEQEKLQRLRENVEKQEARLKKVRALKGQVEQKRMSNGKLVEEIEQMNNLFQQKQRELVVAVSKVEELSRQLEMLKNGKMDALHDNQSAVAELDRLYRELQLRNTMNQEQNSKLQQQRENLNKKNQEVAVMDKRVSELRDRLWKKKAALQQKENLPANSDGQVPLSAGQSRVAAVGPYIQSSTVPRGPARHDLLKPTYPDGTATLPPQDKGTGTVPAPAKLGTGLPSSKVLNVSDWSSPPSESNSSHASSTLPRLPSQMPSAEQAPDDPDVMKRGHQDRKARPISMFESTEPSTASLRKNQSSDDLARDAQNATKNPVKIPPPVPSKPRQVNLPFPGAGTFPGKGKVNSQQHRTPLPPTQSNTLPLPPKQETPPAATVRPFTPEPKEPPLQKPQTVAASSIYSMYTKQPVVGKGLQQSVQGVLNRSQHRYNFVSMYGKPVIAAGQQSQSSQVDNPYMADQGSDQGTNGTPAPETQETERIPRPLSPTKLLPFISNPYRNQSDMDLEALRKKLCNAPRPLKKRSSITEPEGPAGPNIQKLLYQKTTLAAMETTVSPPSSAEEEKQVPVSTKEAEHTSPEQSLVDPLPPIDVLKIDGEDFVPPPPPSHPAPRPEDALLNPPPPPPPLEVEELLPLPAESYVEEFPPYPPPPYPSGAEQEALGDDTLNMKPPEVMGQVPQPPGKRTNLRKVGSERVDHSMRVKFNPLALLLDSSLEGEFDLVQRIIYEVDDPSHPNDEGITALHNAVCAGHTEIVKFLVQFGVNVNAADSDGWTPLHCAASCNNVQVCKFLVECGAAVFAATYSDMQTAADKCEEMEEGYTQCSQFLYGVQEKMGIMNRGVVYALWDYKSEEDDELQFREGDCMTVVRREDEDEIEWWWARMGDKEGYIPRNLLGLYPRIKPRQRSLA